One genomic segment of Desulfomicrobium sp. ZS1 includes these proteins:
- a CDS encoding aspartate aminotransferase family protein has protein sequence MNSEDIKQGEASALCRTYARYPLAVSRAEGTRLFTPEGRVYTDLLAGIAVCNLGHSHPELVEVICAQAKKLVHVSNLFYQEEQVALAARLLGTSHLKRVFFCNSGAEANEGAIKLARRYMREGRGEERFEIITLSGSFHGRTLATLTATGQDKIKTGFGPLPEGFITVPFADLEAMKAAMTERTAAVLIEMIQGEGGVKPLPEEYVRGLAALCAEKGVLLIIDEIQTGVGRTGKFWAHQHLGLVPDIVTVAKGLGGGLPMGAVMCSEEVSKGFPPGSHGTTFGGNALISAVADKVIEIIERDDLCGRAARMGDWLRGRLEGIKSRLPEQIAEVRVHGLMIGIELTHPGAEVWKALLERGFVLNLTQNTVLRLLPPLVITEEELESFCQALESVLTGK, from the coding sequence ATGAACAGCGAAGATATAAAACAAGGTGAAGCCTCGGCTCTGTGCCGGACCTATGCGCGTTATCCCCTGGCCGTCAGCCGGGCCGAAGGAACGAGGCTCTTCACGCCCGAAGGCCGGGTCTATACCGACCTGTTGGCCGGCATCGCCGTCTGCAATCTGGGTCACTCCCATCCTGAGCTGGTGGAGGTCATCTGCGCCCAGGCGAAAAAACTCGTCCATGTCTCCAACCTTTTCTATCAGGAAGAACAGGTCGCCCTGGCCGCCAGACTGCTTGGGACCTCGCATTTGAAGCGGGTCTTCTTCTGCAACTCCGGGGCTGAGGCCAACGAAGGGGCCATCAAGCTGGCCCGGCGTTATATGCGCGAGGGCCGGGGCGAGGAGCGCTTCGAGATCATCACCTTGAGCGGGTCCTTCCATGGCCGGACCCTGGCCACGCTGACGGCCACGGGCCAGGACAAGATCAAGACCGGCTTCGGGCCGCTGCCGGAAGGATTCATCACCGTGCCCTTTGCCGATCTGGAGGCCATGAAGGCCGCCATGACCGAACGCACCGCCGCCGTGCTGATCGAGATGATCCAGGGCGAAGGCGGAGTGAAGCCTTTGCCGGAGGAGTATGTCCGGGGACTGGCCGCGCTTTGTGCCGAGAAGGGCGTGCTGCTGATCATCGACGAGATTCAGACCGGCGTGGGCCGGACCGGAAAATTCTGGGCGCATCAGCATTTGGGTCTTGTGCCCGATATCGTCACCGTGGCCAAGGGCCTGGGCGGGGGCCTGCCCATGGGCGCGGTCATGTGCTCCGAAGAGGTGTCGAAGGGCTTTCCTCCGGGTAGCCATGGCACGACCTTCGGCGGCAACGCGCTCATTTCCGCCGTGGCGGACAAGGTCATCGAGATCATCGAACGCGATGACCTCTGCGGCCGGGCCGCGCGCATGGGTGACTGGCTGCGCGGACGGCTGGAGGGGATCAAATCCCGACTGCCGGAGCAGATCGCCGAGGTGCGGGTGCATGGCCTGATGATCGGCATCGAGCTGACGCATCCCGGGGCCGAGGTCTGGAAGGCGCTGCTGGAGCGGGGCTTTGTCCTGAACCTGACCCAGAATACGGTGCTGCGCCTGCTGCCTCCGCTGGTCATCACCGAAGAGGAGCTGGAGTCTTTTTGCCAGGCTCTGGAATCCGTTCTGACCGGGAAGTAG
- a CDS encoding IscA/HesB family protein, protein MFTLQPAAKAQLDEHFGGKDKEPIRIYLASGCGGPRLGLALDEMKDNDQTFDVDGYSFLVEGDLFEQAKPMTVLFDQNMGFTVESSMVFPEGEGGCSSCGCGGSCG, encoded by the coding sequence ATGTTTACTCTCCAACCGGCGGCAAAAGCGCAGCTGGATGAGCATTTCGGCGGCAAGGACAAGGAACCCATTCGTATATATCTGGCGTCAGGTTGCGGCGGACCCCGTCTCGGGTTGGCCCTGGACGAGATGAAAGACAACGATCAGACTTTCGACGTGGACGGATACTCCTTCCTGGTCGAAGGCGACCTGTTCGAGCAGGCCAAACCCATGACGGTTCTTTTTGACCAGAATATGGGTTTCACCGTGGAATCGAGCATGGTCTTCCCGGAGGGCGAGGGCGGTTGCTCCTCCTGCGGGTGCGGCGGAAGCTGCGGCTGA
- the arfB gene encoding alternative ribosome rescue aminoacyl-tRNA hydrolase ArfB, with amino-acid sequence MFITPRVHIEDEDIRLEFIRASGPGGQNVNKVSTAVRLRVRLDAIHGLDEDGLARLEALAGRRLTVEKELVIRAESHRTQEGNRKAALERLAHLVAQAAVRPKPRRATKPTRASKERRLASKAKQSRLKNLRRSAED; translated from the coding sequence ATGTTCATTACACCCCGCGTACATATCGAAGACGAGGACATCCGCCTCGAATTCATCCGTGCCTCCGGTCCCGGCGGCCAGAATGTGAACAAAGTTTCCACGGCTGTCCGGCTGCGCGTTCGCCTGGATGCGATTCACGGCCTGGACGAGGACGGGCTGGCCCGTCTTGAGGCATTGGCCGGCCGACGCCTTACCGTGGAGAAAGAGCTGGTCATCCGGGCCGAGTCGCATCGCACCCAGGAGGGCAACCGCAAGGCCGCTCTGGAGCGTCTGGCGCATCTGGTGGCCCAGGCCGCCGTGCGCCCCAAGCCCCGCCGGGCCACCAAACCCACCCGGGCCTCCAAGGAAAGACGCCTTGCCTCCAAGGCAAAGCAGTCGCGCCTCAAGAATCTGCGCCGCAGCGCAGAGGATTAG
- a CDS encoding divergent polysaccharide deacetylase family protein codes for MPPKKQKKKKPATKGSGFPLFKSLLWICVVLLTGLTLFVVMHLPLRNTPSKSGTVQSPVARKDSEAPAARSRKKPRPEPAPVWNASVQKKQAQVYEAPIDDFDAKVRSVDLAILMGLAAQGESESLMRHRAVEVRRHRGQEFYYQNLTITLGHEVFPFLAELKKNLDQLGTDFSLQTVDNNPRDLEISILGEPTHHIFLPLALVPEPEPEVRTARASRLVIIIDDLGESMAVAKRLAALPFAVSFSVLPHNTKARQVANLARQENLELLLHLPSEPEGYPKLANSGPGTLRVNMTPAVLEQTLVDNLARLPDVDGVNNHMGSRLTQDKKAMTVVLKHLQGQGKFFVDSLTTPKSCVRDVSKTLGMRYYRRHIFLDNTAKEHAVLLQLKKAESLAKRTGLAVAIGHPYPATLSALESWAKSRDMHVVVCKIQDI; via the coding sequence ATGCCTCCTAAAAAACAAAAAAAGAAGAAGCCCGCGACCAAAGGGTCCGGTTTTCCGCTGTTCAAATCCCTGCTCTGGATTTGCGTTGTCCTGTTGACCGGCCTGACTCTTTTTGTGGTCATGCATCTGCCGCTCAGAAACACGCCCAGCAAATCCGGGACAGTCCAGTCGCCGGTCGCGCGCAAGGACTCCGAAGCCCCCGCAGCCCGGAGCCGAAAAAAGCCCCGGCCGGAGCCGGCGCCCGTCTGGAATGCCTCGGTGCAGAAGAAGCAGGCACAGGTATACGAAGCCCCTATCGACGACTTTGACGCCAAGGTCCGCAGCGTCGACCTGGCCATCCTCATGGGGTTGGCGGCCCAAGGCGAATCCGAGAGCCTCATGCGGCATCGGGCCGTGGAAGTCAGGCGTCATCGTGGTCAGGAATTTTATTATCAGAATCTGACCATCACTCTGGGTCACGAAGTTTTTCCCTTTCTTGCCGAACTTAAAAAAAATCTGGATCAATTGGGGACCGACTTCAGCCTGCAGACCGTCGACAACAATCCGCGTGATCTGGAGATCTCCATTCTGGGCGAGCCGACCCATCACATTTTTCTGCCGCTTGCCCTGGTTCCCGAGCCGGAGCCCGAGGTGCGGACGGCGAGAGCCTCACGACTTGTGATCATCATTGATGATCTGGGCGAGAGCATGGCAGTGGCCAAGCGCTTGGCCGCCCTGCCTTTTGCAGTCAGTTTTTCGGTGCTGCCGCACAACACCAAGGCGCGCCAGGTGGCAAATCTGGCCCGGCAGGAAAATCTTGAATTGCTGCTGCATCTCCCCAGCGAACCGGAAGGCTATCCCAAATTGGCCAATTCCGGTCCCGGCACCTTGCGCGTGAATATGACTCCGGCCGTTTTGGAGCAGACCTTGGTTGATAATCTGGCGCGTCTGCCGGATGTGGATGGGGTCAATAATCACATGGGGTCGCGTTTGACTCAGGACAAAAAGGCCATGACCGTTGTTCTTAAGCATCTGCAGGGGCAGGGAAAGTTTTTTGTGGACAGCCTGACCACGCCGAAAAGTTGCGTGCGTGACGTGAGTAAGACGTTGGGCATGCGCTATTACAGAAGGCATATCTTTCTCGACAACACGGCCAAGGAACATGCAGTCCTGCTGCAGCTCAAAAAAGCCGAAAGCCTGGCCAAGCGCACCGGGCTGGCAGTGGCCATCGGTCATCCCTATCCCGCGACGCTGTCTGCGTTGGAGTCATGGGCGAAGTCCCGCGATATGCACGTGGTGGTCTGCAAGATACAAGATATTTGA
- a CDS encoding S41 family peptidase → MRLSHFLGTMILLVGLCGTASSSQARDTDHYQALKQFSQVLDLIEKNYVQEVDRTDLIHGAIEGMLNSIDPHSAYIDLEKFKMMQEEFQGEFGGIGIQIGVRDKRLTVIAPIEDTPADKAGLKAGDIILEINGESALDVSLEDAVSKIRGPKGEAVELTILHKDSQAPEKVTIVRGTIPLISVKLKELEPGYVHLRLTDFKANTTDDMHQKLQEYTAKQELKGVVLDLRNNPGGLLNQAISVTDTFLRDGLIVYTQGRNPKSRKDEMASRQATDVTCPVVVLINSGSASASEIVAGALQDRKRGILIGERTFGKGSVQTIMPLSDGSAVKLTIALYYTPNGRSIQASGIDPDVELPFVAVPEDAAQPRDFREANLSKHLDNPNGDVELGPEELEAKEALAQDNQLRIGLSMVKSLPRFMQLTN, encoded by the coding sequence ATGCGTCTCAGCCATTTTCTTGGCACGATGATTCTTCTGGTCGGCCTTTGCGGCACGGCCTCGTCCAGCCAGGCTCGGGATACCGATCATTATCAGGCCTTGAAGCAGTTCAGCCAGGTTCTGGATCTGATCGAAAAAAACTATGTTCAGGAGGTCGACCGTACGGATTTGATCCACGGGGCCATCGAAGGGATGCTCAATTCCATTGATCCGCATTCCGCATATATCGATCTTGAAAAATTCAAGATGATGCAGGAAGAATTTCAGGGAGAATTCGGAGGGATCGGCATCCAGATCGGAGTCCGCGACAAGCGCCTGACCGTGATCGCCCCCATTGAAGACACTCCGGCCGACAAGGCGGGCCTCAAGGCCGGAGACATCATTCTTGAGATCAACGGCGAATCGGCGCTGGACGTTTCCCTTGAGGACGCCGTGTCCAAGATTCGCGGCCCCAAGGGAGAGGCCGTGGAGCTGACCATCCTGCACAAGGACTCCCAGGCTCCGGAAAAAGTGACCATCGTGCGCGGTACGATTCCGCTGATCAGCGTCAAGCTCAAGGAACTCGAACCCGGCTATGTGCATTTGCGGCTGACCGATTTCAAGGCCAACACTACAGATGACATGCACCAAAAATTGCAAGAGTACACGGCCAAGCAGGAACTCAAAGGCGTTGTCCTGGACCTGCGCAACAACCCCGGTGGGCTGCTCAATCAGGCCATTTCCGTGACCGACACCTTTTTGCGTGATGGACTCATCGTCTATACCCAGGGGCGTAACCCCAAGAGCAGAAAGGACGAGATGGCTTCCCGGCAAGCGACGGACGTGACCTGCCCGGTGGTCGTGCTTATCAATTCCGGCTCGGCCTCGGCCTCGGAAATTGTGGCCGGAGCTTTGCAAGACCGCAAACGGGGCATCCTGATCGGAGAACGCACCTTCGGCAAGGGTTCCGTGCAGACCATCATGCCCCTGTCCGACGGCTCGGCGGTCAAGCTGACCATCGCCCTTTACTACACGCCAAACGGCAGATCCATCCAGGCTTCAGGCATCGACCCCGACGTGGAGCTTCCGTTTGTGGCTGTGCCCGAGGATGCCGCGCAGCCGCGTGATTTCCGGGAGGCGAACCTGTCCAAGCATCTGGACAATCCCAACGGGGACGTGGAGCTGGGTCCGGAAGAGCTTGAAGCAAAGGAAGCATTGGCCCAGGACAACCAGCTGCGCATCGGCCTGAGCATGGTCAAGTCCCTGCCGCGCTTCATGCAGCTCACCAACTGA
- a CDS encoding endonuclease III domain-containing protein yields MKREATLRGYYQTMLDALGPSRWWPGRTPFEIALGAILTQNTAWTNVEKAMHALRESGLLDPRALARLTDEELATFIRPAGAYRVKAVRVRNFLHFLHRTCDLDMDGLRGETVETLRPALLEVSGVGPETADSILLYALGLPSFVVDAYTRRILNRHGLVPEDIAYGELREFFMDVLPPDPALYNEYHALIVRTGKKWCAKRQGKCPGCPLAVFLEEFSPLTCTGKSIIPHP; encoded by the coding sequence ATGAAGCGGGAAGCCACGCTTCGTGGCTACTACCAAACGATGCTGGACGCGCTGGGCCCAAGCCGGTGGTGGCCGGGGCGAACGCCGTTCGAGATCGCGCTGGGCGCCATTTTGACCCAGAATACGGCCTGGACCAACGTGGAAAAGGCGATGCACGCCCTGCGCGAATCCGGATTGCTCGATCCCCGGGCTCTTGCCCGGTTGACCGATGAGGAATTGGCGACGTTCATTCGGCCGGCCGGGGCCTACCGGGTCAAGGCGGTGCGGGTGCGCAATTTCCTGCATTTTTTGCACAGGACCTGCGATCTGGACATGGATGGATTGCGGGGCGAGACGGTGGAGACGCTACGCCCGGCCCTGCTTGAGGTTTCCGGCGTTGGCCCTGAAACTGCCGATTCCATCCTGCTCTACGCCCTTGGGTTACCGTCCTTTGTGGTCGACGCCTACACGCGCCGCATCCTGAACCGGCACGGGCTTGTACCCGAAGACATCGCATACGGGGAACTGCGGGAATTCTTCATGGATGTTTTGCCGCCGGACCCGGCGTTATACAATGAATACCACGCCCTCATCGTGCGCACGGGCAAGAAGTGGTGCGCAAAGAGGCAGGGAAAATGTCCGGGCTGTCCACTGGCCGTCTTTTTGGAAGAGTTCAGCCCCTTGACCTGCACAGGAAAAAGCATCATCCCTCACCCATGA
- a CDS encoding murein hydrolase activator EnvC produces the protein MNRPSSRPTLRFFAIILLLLGGIAFTASLGLASLEEEMAAKNKQLAERKKAIQSLTDKERSLHKDLAKLEGSVKQAAASLQTLEDELDALKKEQAEGARRLDELLAEREKTTGRLQELMQTLWPIYLTAKEEGFASVEQWGEANRRETWLTALYREAQSLREDIERQSQVMADQQSVLDQNAARAEAKLDKIKASRAELEKKRTQFEHQIAQVRVKKKESEKEIQGLMGSIAGLRHKISLQSSKKISKLQGKLTWPAKGKRVVSYAPDGNPPSNGIGLSLSAGTPVRSVSWGKVVHNDQLRGFGQVVIVFHGEDYYSLYAFLSEAPLPVGREVERGQQIGVCGFYPAAKGEGLYFELRYRQKVINPLKWLQSG, from the coding sequence ATGAATCGTCCGTCATCCCGCCCCACGCTGCGCTTTTTCGCGATCATCCTGTTGCTCCTGGGCGGCATCGCATTCACGGCCTCGCTTGGCCTTGCCTCTCTCGAAGAAGAGATGGCCGCCAAGAACAAGCAGCTGGCCGAGCGGAAAAAAGCCATTCAGAGCCTGACCGACAAGGAAAGAAGCCTGCACAAGGATCTGGCCAAACTCGAAGGCTCGGTCAAGCAGGCGGCCGCATCCCTTCAGACGCTCGAAGACGAGCTGGACGCGCTCAAGAAAGAACAGGCCGAAGGCGCGAGGCGTCTCGATGAGTTGCTGGCGGAGCGGGAAAAGACCACTGGCCGCCTGCAGGAATTGATGCAGACTCTGTGGCCCATCTATCTGACGGCCAAGGAAGAAGGTTTTGCCTCGGTGGAGCAGTGGGGCGAGGCCAACCGCCGGGAAACCTGGCTGACGGCCCTGTACCGCGAGGCTCAGTCCTTGCGGGAGGATATCGAACGGCAGAGCCAGGTCATGGCCGACCAGCAGTCTGTTCTGGACCAGAACGCGGCCCGGGCCGAGGCCAAACTGGACAAGATCAAGGCTTCCAGGGCCGAGCTTGAAAAAAAGAGGACGCAGTTCGAACACCAGATTGCCCAGGTGCGGGTCAAGAAGAAGGAGAGCGAGAAGGAAATCCAGGGTCTGATGGGTTCCATCGCAGGGCTACGCCACAAGATCAGTCTGCAATCCTCCAAGAAGATTTCAAAGCTGCAGGGCAAGCTGACCTGGCCGGCCAAGGGCAAGCGGGTCGTGTCGTATGCGCCGGACGGAAATCCGCCCAGTAACGGCATCGGTCTGTCCCTGTCCGCGGGCACGCCGGTGCGTAGCGTCTCGTGGGGAAAGGTCGTGCACAACGACCAGTTGCGTGGGTTTGGACAAGTGGTCATTGTTTTTCACGGCGAGGATTATTATTCGCTGTACGCCTTTTTGTCCGAAGCCCCCCTTCCGGTGGGCCGGGAAGTGGAACGCGGACAGCAGATCGGTGTCTGTGGATTCTACCCTGCGGCCAAGGGCGAAGGCCTCTATTTCGAATTGCGTTACAGGCAAAAAGTCATTAATCCTTTAAAATGGTTACAGTCGGGGTGA
- a CDS encoding sensor domain-containing diguanylate cyclase, translating to MEPLTPSSCINVLLGISRGLSHRTSIQKTLEEICIHVESYFSPRHLAFLLVDPDTGDLTFNHVVGEKTDLVSGKKLRKGTGLAGWVAETQEALLIEDTAQDPRFATQFLTAKTKGCSTVMAVPLKSGDMVYGVLELIDTRHGEPYTKKTLADFAAIAEVTAVALERAYYFQAMRRMAETDQLTGLPNKRTFDRYMEREIEVCKRYGTPSSVVLLTIENLRRLNEEYGPSSVDKIIQLLAVVLVDEVRKVDMACRIASNRFAVIMPNTARPAALDVSQRINTKIAQQSATRQMPYFSVILNVVSGIQDDVTPLLGICDTSKTAPRGFRKFRNVAENLVLLLNEEKQAMERRQYYRKNVQLAGQFENPDTGEAGDFLLDNISLNGVGFTTLLSHRLVRGALIKVRFRLDDSRRTEVTRLTRVKYLSERYVGCQFADQKSYDSDLGFYLMR from the coding sequence ATGGAGCCGCTTACGCCTTCTTCATGCATAAATGTCCTCCTCGGAATTTCCAGGGGACTTTCGCATCGAACCAGCATTCAAAAGACACTGGAAGAAATCTGCATCCATGTGGAGAGCTATTTTTCTCCCAGGCATTTGGCATTTCTGCTTGTGGATCCGGACACCGGCGACCTGACTTTTAATCACGTTGTGGGTGAAAAAACCGATTTGGTCAGCGGCAAGAAATTGCGAAAGGGCACGGGACTGGCCGGATGGGTCGCCGAAACCCAAGAAGCCCTGCTGATCGAGGACACCGCGCAGGATCCGCGTTTCGCCACGCAGTTTTTGACGGCCAAGACCAAGGGGTGCTCAACGGTCATGGCTGTCCCGCTCAAGAGCGGGGATATGGTCTACGGCGTTCTGGAACTCATCGATACCCGGCACGGGGAACCGTATACAAAGAAGACTTTGGCGGATTTCGCAGCCATTGCGGAGGTCACGGCCGTTGCGTTGGAGCGGGCATATTATTTTCAGGCCATGAGGCGCATGGCCGAAACGGATCAGCTCACCGGGTTGCCGAACAAGCGGACTTTCGATCGCTACATGGAACGCGAGATCGAAGTCTGCAAGCGATACGGCACGCCGTCGAGCGTGGTGCTGCTCACGATCGAGAATCTGCGCAGGCTCAACGAGGAATACGGGCCGTCGAGCGTGGACAAGATCATCCAGCTGCTTGCGGTGGTCCTGGTCGATGAAGTGCGAAAGGTTGATATGGCATGCCGCATCGCCTCCAACAGGTTTGCGGTGATCATGCCCAATACGGCTAGGCCGGCCGCCCTTGATGTCAGCCAGCGCATCAACACCAAGATCGCCCAGCAAAGCGCGACCAGACAGATGCCGTATTTTTCCGTAATCCTTAATGTCGTGTCCGGCATTCAGGACGATGTCACTCCGCTGCTCGGGATTTGCGACACCAGCAAGACCGCGCCCCGGGGCTTTCGCAAATTTCGCAACGTGGCCGAAAATCTTGTGCTGCTCCTCAACGAGGAAAAGCAGGCCATGGAGCGCAGGCAGTATTACCGCAAGAATGTGCAGCTCGCTGGGCAGTTCGAGAATCCGGATACTGGCGAGGCGGGTGATTTTCTGCTGGATAATATTTCTTTGAATGGCGTCGGGTTTACCACGTTGCTCTCCCATCGCCTGGTTCGGGGGGCTCTGATCAAGGTTCGTTTTCGCCTGGACGACTCGCGACGCACGGAAGTGACCCGTCTGACCCGTGTCAAATACCTGAGCGAGAGGTATGTCGGATGCCAGTTTGCGGACCAGAAGAGCTACGACAGCGATCTCGGTTTTTATTTGATGCGCTGA
- the prmA gene encoding 50S ribosomal protein L11 methyltransferase, with amino-acid sequence MSNKLARLALSFAPENEDLVTGLLFLHTPWGWEDGGLKDGLRRLTVHFDRPEQSAETEAALQAACPEMILESTSVDNADWTSAWKKYFTPIPIGSRFVVLPAWLKDEPCAVQPILIEPKMAFGTGHHQTTALCLEALDRLATEGVLTPGQSFLDLGTGSGILGIAAVKLGLVGQGLDIDPVAVDNAHENAALNAVTDAFRPATGSVTDIPREQHFDCILANILANPLIDMAEDICARLSRPGVLILSGILREQADRVVQAYTLQGLAAPQISYSGEWTLLVFRT; translated from the coding sequence ATGTCAAACAAACTCGCACGTCTTGCTCTTTCTTTTGCCCCGGAGAACGAGGATCTCGTCACCGGCCTCTTGTTTTTGCACACTCCCTGGGGTTGGGAAGACGGTGGGCTGAAAGACGGCCTGCGCCGCCTGACCGTGCATTTCGATCGTCCGGAGCAGTCCGCCGAAACCGAGGCCGCGCTGCAGGCCGCCTGTCCGGAAATGATCCTGGAGAGCACAAGCGTGGACAATGCGGACTGGACCAGCGCCTGGAAGAAGTACTTCACGCCCATTCCCATCGGGTCCCGATTCGTGGTCCTGCCGGCCTGGCTCAAGGATGAGCCCTGCGCGGTCCAGCCCATCCTGATCGAGCCCAAGATGGCCTTCGGAACAGGGCATCATCAGACCACGGCCCTGTGCCTGGAGGCTCTGGACCGTTTGGCGACAGAAGGGGTCCTTACACCGGGGCAGTCTTTTCTCGACCTGGGTACGGGCTCGGGAATTCTGGGCATTGCCGCCGTCAAGCTTGGACTCGTCGGCCAGGGGCTCGACATCGATCCCGTGGCCGTGGACAACGCGCACGAAAACGCGGCTCTGAACGCCGTGACGGATGCTTTCAGACCGGCCACGGGGAGCGTCACGGACATCCCTCGGGAGCAGCATTTTGATTGCATCCTGGCCAACATTCTGGCCAATCCGCTGATCGATATGGCCGAGGACATCTGCGCCCGCCTGTCCAGGCCGGGCGTGCTGATCCTGTCCGGCATCCTGCGCGAGCAGGCGGATCGCGTCGTGCAGGCCTACACCCTGCAGGGGCTTGCGGCTCCTCAGATTTCATACTCCGGGGAATGGACCCTGCTCGTTTTTCGGACATGA
- the dut gene encoding dUTP diphosphatase: protein MNPCSGTVTIPVKVRFLSETCPPEKFNYATPGSAGIDLRACMEDAEVLIPPGGRYRFPTGIAVECTMPGVAGFVYSRSGLGTKDGLVVSQGVGVIDPDYRGEILVSLLNTSDQTRTVTRGQRIAQLVFQPVVRAEILPQDSLSDTARGAGGFGHTGTI from the coding sequence ATGAATCCCTGTTCCGGAACTGTCACCATACCGGTCAAGGTCCGTTTTTTATCGGAAACGTGCCCGCCGGAGAAATTCAACTATGCCACTCCGGGGTCGGCAGGTATTGATCTGCGGGCTTGTATGGAGGACGCGGAAGTTTTAATCCCCCCTGGGGGACGTTACCGCTTTCCTACCGGCATCGCCGTGGAATGCACGATGCCGGGAGTGGCCGGTTTTGTCTATTCCCGAAGCGGCCTGGGAACCAAGGACGGGCTGGTGGTCAGTCAGGGGGTCGGCGTCATCGACCCGGACTATCGCGGCGAGATTCTGGTCAGCCTGCTGAACACTTCGGATCAGACCCGCACCGTGACCCGGGGCCAACGCATCGCCCAGCTCGTTTTCCAGCCTGTTGTACGTGCGGAGATCCTTCCGCAGGACAGCCTTTCGGACACCGCTCGCGGTGCCGGAGGATTCGGACATACCGGTACGATTTGA